From Candidatus Rokuibacteriota bacterium:
CAGAACTATTTCGGGTTGCCGCTCGCGCTCATCATCGTGTGCGCCGTGTTTCTGCCCATGTACCGACGGTTCGGTGTGTATACCGCCTACGAGTTTTTGGGCCGGCGCTTTGACCGGAAGACCCGTCTGCTCGGCGCGGGACTGTTTCTGCTGCAACGGGGCCTCGCCGCGGGAGTGACCATCTACGCGCCCGCCATCATTCTCTCCACGGTGCTGGGCTGGCGGCTGGATCTCATCATCGTGTTCACCGGGCTCCTCGTCATCGTGTACACCGTGACGGGCGGCAGTGAAGCGGTCAGCCTGACGCAAAAGTGGCAGATGGCGGTGATCTTCAGCGGCATGGTGACGGCCTTCGTCGTCTTGCTGGTCAAGCTGCCCAAGGGGCTCGGGTTCAGTGGTGCCGCGCACGTTGCCGGCGCCCTGGGCAAATTGCAGGCGGTGGATCTTTCGTTCGACCCGAGCCGGCGCTACACGCTCTGGACCGGCCTCCTGGGCGGGTTGTTTCTCTCGCTCTCGTATTTCGGCACCGACCAATCGCAGGTGCAGCGCTACATCGGCGGCGGCTCGTTGCGCGAAGGCCGCCTCGGTCTGATGTTCAATGCGCTCCTGAAGATTCCGATGCAGTTCCTCATCCTCTTGCTCGGCGCGCTCTTGTTCGTCTTCTACCAGTTCGAGCGTCCGCCCCTGTTCTTCAACCAGTCCGAGTGGCAGCGTCACGCGCAAGGTCCGGAACGCGGTGCATTCCTCGCCCTCGAGGAGCGACATACCGTCGCGGTCGCGGACAGCCAGAAAACGATTCGCGCCTGGCTCCACGCCCGCACGTCCCAGGACGCCGCCGTGGAGTCGATCGCCCGCGCCGCCATGCTCGAGACCAACCGCCGGGCTGCTGCCGTTCGGTCCGAGGCCAAAGCCGCGCTCCTGACCGCCGACCCGCGCGCCAAGACGAAAGACTCCGACTACGTCTTCATCACGTTCATCCTTGCCGAGCTTCCGCACGGTGCGATCGGTCTGCTCATCGCGGTGATGTTCGCCGCGGCGCTGTCTTCCAAAGCGGCGGAGCTCAATGCGCTCGGCACGACGACGACGATCGACTTCTGGCGACATTTCCGTCCGCTCGCCGCCGCCGATGAGGCGCGCAACGTGCGAGTGGCGAAGCGCTTCACCGCCCTGTGGGGCCTCTTCGCGGTGGGGTTCGCGCTGTTCGCCGGCTTCGCGGAGAACCTCATTGAGGCGATCAATATCCTCGGCTCCATCTTCTACGGTGTCGTGCTCGGGATCTTTCTGGTGGCGTTTTTCTTCCGGCGAGTGGGCGGCAGTGCGGTCTTCTTCGCGGCCCTGGCGGCGCAGGCCCTCGTGATTGTGATGTTCTTGTCCCTCAACATCGGCTATCTCTGGTACAACCTCATCGGCTGCGCGGCGTGCATCGCCTTCAGTATGCTGCTGCAGGCGTCCCTGGGGCCGCGCGCTCCCACCGATGAAGGCCGCGCGGCATGAGCGTCGAGCCGATCATTGCCTTCGGCCAGCAGCCCTGCGGGTTCTTCCCTCGGCGCTTTCTCGTCGCCAAGATCCGGACCGCCCGGCGGATGCAGGCCCAGATGGGGGGGCGTCTCGTGTTCTTTTATCATGACAGCGACCACGACCCGCGCGAGACGCGCACCATTCTGCGCCATCGCGCGACCGGTGAACCTGCGCAGCTCAACTTCTCGATCGCCACGAAGCTTCAGCGAAAGTTCTCGCCGCTCTACGTGAAGCGCATTGCGCCGGACTGGCACGGCAAGACCGAACGTCAGTTGCCGAATTACGTGGACGGCCGGGTGATCGACCTGTTCCGGAAGACGTCTGCGGAGGCGGTGGCGGACTTCTGTCTCGAGATGTATCGCCGCATGGGTTTGCTCGATGGGGTTCACGTCGCGCGCTCGAGCGATCCGGCGTTGCGGCGCATCGCATGCGAGGTGAGCGAGTTCTTCGTGGACGTGCCGTACGAGGGCGAAATCGTCCGCGCGCGCGTACGCGACGGCGTGCTCTACCTGCACGCGGGCGGCGAGTCCTTCGTCGCTCTGCCGGCGACCGCCTTCACCAAGGAGCAGATCAGTCCCACGCGGGACACTCGGCTCCGCTGGATGCAGTCGGTCATCGGGTGCACCCATTACGTGTCCGGCGCGGGCGAGCAAGCGTATCTTCGCCAAGATGAGGCGCCG
This genomic window contains:
- a CDS encoding sodium:solute symporter, with amino-acid sequence MNVADWVVLLGTMVGIAAYGSWRTRHIRSLNTYLKGSQSTGWGTIGLSVMATQASAITFISIPGQGFESGIGFVQNYFGLPLALIIVCAVFLPMYRRFGVYTAYEFLGRRFDRKTRLLGAGLFLLQRGLAAGVTIYAPAIILSTVLGWRLDLIIVFTGLLVIVYTVTGGSEAVSLTQKWQMAVIFSGMVTAFVVLLVKLPKGLGFSGAAHVAGALGKLQAVDLSFDPSRRYTLWTGLLGGLFLSLSYFGTDQSQVQRYIGGGSLREGRLGLMFNALLKIPMQFLILLLGALLFVFYQFERPPLFFNQSEWQRHAQGPERGAFLALEERHTVAVADSQKTIRAWLHARTSQDAAVESIARAAMLETNRRAAAVRSEAKAALLTADPRAKTKDSDYVFITFILAELPHGAIGLLIAVMFAAALSSKAAELNALGTTTTIDFWRHFRPLAAADEARNVRVAKRFTALWGLFAVGFALFAGFAENLIEAINILGSIFYGVVLGIFLVAFFFRRVGGSAVFFAALAAQALVIVMFLSLNIGYLWYNLIGCAACIAFSMLLQASLGPRAPTDEGRAA